GGTCATGCCTCAGGATCCGGAGGCGCTGAAGGCGCTCTATAACGCCTATCTAAAGGGTGGCCACACGGATCGGGCATTCGATTATCTGGGCCGGCTGGTCGAGGTGACGCTCGGGGGAGGACATCCGGAGCTGTTTGCCTATATTGGCCAGGAACTACCTAATTTCGAAGAGAGCCATCCTTCCGAAGTGGCCGCGCAGATTGCCCGGTTGCGTACGCTCGCGCCGGTGGATCTCCCGAAAGAAACCACATCGGATGCAACAACGGCCAAGGCGGCCCCCGCAAAGTCCAGGGCGGAGACCGACATCGGCGAGGAGTTGGCGCTGGCCTGGCGCCTCTACGAGGAAAACCAACTCACGCAGGAGGAATATTCCAGTGTCCTGCACGACCTTACCGAGGTCTCTTCCAAGGAACTGGATGTGCCGGCAAGCGTTTTGCATGTGCTCAACGACCGGGGGTTCACCCAGATGACCCGGATCATGAACTATATGTCGAACCGCTCCGGTGTGCCGCCGCTCTCCCTAAAAAACTTTGACCTCGATGAAAAGGCCGCAAACGTTTTGCCGTTGGGCGTCCCCGTGCACGAAGGCGCGCTCCCGTTCGCGTTTTTCGGGAACGACATCCTCGTCGGCGTGCTCAACCCGTTCAACAACATGCTGGTGGACAAGGTGGAAACCGAAAGCGGCCACCGCTGCCACACCTATCTGGTCGAGCCGGAAGACTACGACACTGCGCTCGGCAAGCTCCGGGAGATGCAGGCCAAGGATTAGTGCCGTGCGTATGCCGTTGGGGGGCATAATTCCGTGCATATCTCAGTCTTGAGCAGTTTATGTGGATTGTGACTTGCGCGGCGAATGACATATGTGTTTTAACTATACAAAATATCTAATGAACGTCTCGGGGTGGGACGGGATGAAGTTTTATCCGGTGTTTTTTGCGCCGGATCCGAAGCGGGCAAGCTGTTCTTCCAGGGGATGCAAGAACGGTTGCCCAAAAACTAAAACACCGCCACATGGGGTGGGGGAACCAGAAGGGAATACGAATGAAAATCGAATGGTGGAAATTGGCAAGACGCGGAGCGATGGCGGCGATCGTCGCCTGTTGCGTGGTGGGTTTGATGGGGTGTGATGATGAGGATACCGGCGAAAGTGCAAGTATCGAGGGTAGCTGGGAAATACGCGACGCTGCGTCGGATGAGGTGATTTCTGTTTTCACATTCCATGGCGATGGCACTCTTAACACGACTTTTGGGAGGGATGGCACCTATAACGTAGACGGGTTTTCTCTCGTAATTGAAACTCCCGGCGCTGAAGACACCACAATCTGGCTAAAGGCAACGATTGCCGGAGACAGCCAAAGCATGTCGGGAACCTGGACGGACTCCGTTGGTGATGCCGGTTCTTGGGCTGGTAGCCGAATGTAATCCACTTAGTTAAAGGCGGCCTTTCGGCCGCCTTTCAATTTTAGATAGGAATATACACATGAAAATCGATTGGTGGAAATTAGTAAGGCGCGGAGCCATTTCGGCGATCGCCGCAGGGTGTATTGTCGGTCTGGTTGGCTGTGGCGATGACGACGAGTCGGCAGGTGACGGCAGTGGAGGCGATTGGCCTAACGAAGTTTGGATAATCACAAAAGAGCGTGGTCATGGAACGCTAGACCAGGTTCGACTGGATCTGGCTGACAGGCATTTCGAAGCCATTGGTGAATTCTGCAATTGGGGATGTAGCGGATCTGTTGAGTACTGGAGGGTTTCCAACGGTTCCCTTGATGCAAAATTTGGAAATGATACCCAGTCGGCAACACTTGAAGGAACGGTTTCGGGGAGCTCTTGCTCCGGAACGTATGTGATTTCATATGACTCCGGAGGCTCTTCAACGGGAGAGTTCTACGGAGAGCGCCAATAGATTGAACTGGGATAGAATGGATCAGTAACGAATGGAGTATTTATGAAAATCGAGTGGTGGAAATTGGCACGGCGCGGAGCCATGGCGGCGATTATCGGATGTTTCGCAATCGGGGTGATCGGGTGCGGGGACGACGACGGGACGACCGAGTCCGACGCCGTCACGTATTATTTCAATTGGTCTGAAACCGATGGCGACGAAGGTGAAGG
This DNA window, taken from Pontiella desulfatans, encodes the following:
- a CDS encoding tetratricopeptide repeat protein; translated protein: MADGQIQGNLADSIAMLEQILEVMPQDPEALKALYNAYLKGGHTDRAFDYLGRLVEVTLGGGHPELFAYIGQELPNFEESHPSEVAAQIARLRTLAPVDLPKETTSDATTAKAAPAKSRAETDIGEELALAWRLYEENQLTQEEYSSVLHDLTEVSSKELDVPASVLHVLNDRGFTQMTRIMNYMSNRSGVPPLSLKNFDLDEKAANVLPLGVPVHEGALPFAFFGNDILVGVLNPFNNMLVDKVETESGHRCHTYLVEPEDYDTALGKLREMQAKD